A single Corynebacterium resistens DSM 45100 DNA region contains:
- a CDS encoding restriction endonuclease subunit S: MSDWREVAVEALCSRVTSGGTPSRKRADYYTDEGIPWVKSQELIGARIATTEEHISEAGLERSSAKLLPPDTVLLAMYGANVGQLGWLGVEATVNQAICAMVTDPKEADARFLYYALAGARERLVGNAHGAAQQNLSQQLIKPFKLAVPALATQQRIGAILRSIDELIENNRRRIEVLEKMARAIYREWFVKFRYPGHEDVPLVDSALGPIPEGWRAATIGDALELKYGKALKASARRGGGVAVVSSAGVVGWHDESFVDGPAIVVGRKGNVGSVHWVDGPCWPIDTAYFVQTDLPLRFVSEQLRRTAFTNSHAAVPGLSREAAYAQPFLLPDVQVLDSFQALVDPLGSHATGLMSQNEKLAEVRDLLLPKLVTGQIDVSSLDLDAVISTGSTEESAVAQ; this comes from the coding sequence ATGAGCGACTGGCGTGAGGTAGCAGTCGAGGCACTGTGTTCTCGAGTGACCAGTGGCGGGACTCCCAGTCGCAAGCGAGCCGACTACTATACCGATGAAGGTATTCCCTGGGTCAAGTCGCAGGAGTTGATTGGGGCACGGATCGCTACGACCGAGGAGCACATCTCTGAGGCCGGACTCGAGAGATCCTCCGCAAAACTGCTTCCACCCGACACCGTACTGTTGGCCATGTACGGGGCAAACGTGGGCCAGCTGGGCTGGCTGGGCGTCGAAGCGACCGTCAATCAGGCTATCTGCGCGATGGTCACCGACCCCAAAGAGGCGGACGCTCGCTTCCTCTACTACGCGCTTGCGGGTGCCCGCGAGCGCCTCGTCGGGAACGCGCATGGTGCCGCTCAGCAGAATCTGAGTCAGCAACTGATCAAACCCTTCAAGCTGGCCGTCCCTGCCCTGGCGACTCAGCAACGCATCGGAGCGATCCTTCGTTCCATCGACGAATTGATCGAGAACAACCGGCGACGGATCGAGGTGCTGGAGAAGATGGCGCGGGCCATCTACCGCGAGTGGTTCGTGAAGTTCCGTTACCCCGGCCACGAGGACGTGCCCCTCGTCGACTCCGCCCTCGGCCCGATTCCCGAGGGGTGGCGCGCAGCGACAATAGGTGACGCTCTGGAACTTAAGTACGGCAAGGCGCTCAAGGCTAGCGCCAGACGTGGAGGCGGCGTGGCGGTTGTGAGTTCTGCCGGAGTCGTGGGCTGGCACGATGAGTCGTTCGTCGACGGTCCTGCGATCGTTGTTGGACGCAAGGGCAACGTCGGTAGCGTTCACTGGGTCGACGGACCCTGCTGGCCCATCGACACTGCCTACTTTGTGCAGACTGACTTGCCGTTGAGGTTCGTTTCCGAGCAGTTGCGCCGGACAGCATTCACTAACTCCCATGCCGCCGTCCCGGGACTCAGCCGTGAGGCCGCGTATGCGCAACCTTTCCTGCTCCCGGATGTGCAGGTGCTTGACTCATTTCAGGCCCTTGTCGATCCCCTCGGATCCCACGCGACCGGGCTCATGTCGCAGAACGAGAAACTCGCAGAGGTGCGGGATCTTCTGTTGCCGAAGTTGGTAACTGGACAGATCGACGTGTCGTCGCTCGATCTTGATGCAGTGATTTCGACGGGCTCAACCGAAGAGAGCGCGGTGGCGCAATGA
- a CDS encoding HsdM family class I SAM-dependent methyltransferase yields MCDPACGSGGMFVQCAKFVERHHESASRQLSVFGTEKTEDTVPLAKMNLALHGLSGDIRQANSYYEDPHSAVGAFDYVMANPPFNVDKIKKDQLAGDKRLPFGLPKADNGNFLWIQQFYAALSPEGRAGFVMANSAGDAGYSEKEIRKQLIESGTVDVMVAISPNFFYTVTLPVTLWFLDKAKVGTPREDTVLFIDARHIFRQIDRAHRDFTAEQIEFIANIVRLYRGEDVQTVDGSADLVAENFPEGRYVDVGGLCKVATRAEVEAQGWSLNPGRYTGTAAVDESDVDFMGDLAALYEEFTTLSDEADVLRTKVDAAVQGILEV; encoded by the coding sequence TTGTGCGACCCAGCATGTGGCTCGGGTGGCATGTTCGTCCAGTGCGCCAAATTCGTTGAGCGGCACCACGAGTCAGCCAGCCGCCAGCTCTCGGTCTTCGGGACGGAGAAGACCGAGGACACCGTGCCATTGGCCAAGATGAACCTCGCACTGCACGGGCTCTCGGGTGACATCCGCCAGGCCAACAGCTATTACGAGGACCCGCACAGTGCGGTCGGTGCCTTCGACTACGTGATGGCCAACCCGCCCTTCAACGTCGACAAGATCAAAAAGGACCAGCTGGCCGGCGACAAGCGGTTGCCGTTCGGGCTGCCCAAGGCCGACAACGGTAACTTCCTGTGGATTCAGCAGTTCTACGCCGCACTCTCACCTGAGGGCCGTGCAGGATTCGTCATGGCCAACTCAGCTGGCGATGCCGGCTATTCCGAGAAGGAGATCCGCAAGCAGCTGATCGAGTCGGGGACCGTTGACGTGATGGTCGCCATCAGCCCCAACTTCTTCTACACCGTCACCCTTCCGGTGACGCTGTGGTTCCTCGACAAGGCCAAGGTCGGGACGCCGCGCGAGGACACGGTGTTGTTCATCGACGCCCGGCACATCTTTCGCCAGATCGACCGAGCGCACCGGGACTTCACCGCAGAGCAGATCGAGTTCATCGCCAACATCGTCCGTCTCTATCGTGGCGAGGACGTACAGACAGTCGATGGCAGCGCCGACCTCGTTGCCGAGAACTTCCCCGAAGGGAGGTACGTCGACGTCGGTGGCCTGTGCAAGGTCGCCACTCGAGCTGAGGTCGAAGCCCAAGGTTGGAGCCTCAACCCGGGCCGCTATACCGGCACTGCCGCCGTCGACGAGAGCGATGTCGATTTCATGGGCGATCTCGCTGCGTTGTACGAGGAGTTCACCACGCTAAGTGACGAGGCCGACGTGCTGCGAACCAAAGTCGACGCGGCAGTTCAAGGGATCCTCGAAGTATGA
- a CDS encoding FecCD family ABC transporter permease, translating into MNRPPTGHRPGDRIAWRWAVALLTLAGLILASLASGDLPLTPWEVLEAILGRADDFTTTVVLSWRLPRALTAIAFGAALGAAGAIFQSLTRNPLGSPDVIGFNTGAYTGVLLTLLLLPASGFLALAVASIVGGLVTALLVLTLARGPRNGGRGLILTGIAISALLTAVNTWLLYRTDTATAATGSIWAAGTLDNMRWAQAWPALAALAAIGIATSAVLPTLRILALGDDLATALGLRVPRTRTTLAIAAVLLTATTTAVAGPVMFIALAAPHIANTLLPRYRPILAATFSGAILLAAADWTAAHAFAPTQLPVGAITVSLGGLYLTLSVLLRRH; encoded by the coding sequence ATGAACCGACCCCCGACCGGTCACAGACCCGGCGATCGGATCGCATGGCGATGGGCCGTTGCACTGCTCACGCTCGCCGGCCTGATCCTCGCCTCACTCGCTTCCGGGGACCTGCCGCTGACCCCATGGGAAGTGCTCGAAGCGATCCTCGGGCGTGCCGATGACTTCACGACGACTGTCGTCCTGTCTTGGCGGTTACCGCGTGCGCTCACCGCCATCGCCTTCGGAGCAGCCCTCGGTGCTGCCGGCGCGATCTTCCAATCCCTCACCCGCAACCCGCTCGGCAGCCCCGATGTGATCGGCTTCAACACCGGCGCCTACACCGGTGTTCTCCTCACCCTGCTTCTCCTACCGGCAAGCGGGTTCCTCGCGCTCGCGGTTGCCTCCATCGTCGGCGGCCTCGTGACAGCTCTCCTCGTGCTAACCCTCGCACGCGGCCCGAGAAACGGCGGCCGCGGGCTCATTCTCACCGGGATCGCCATCAGCGCCCTCCTCACCGCGGTCAACACTTGGCTGCTTTACCGCACCGATACCGCCACCGCCGCCACCGGCTCCATCTGGGCCGCAGGCACCCTGGACAACATGCGTTGGGCGCAGGCCTGGCCCGCCCTCGCAGCCCTCGCCGCTATCGGAATAGCCACCTCCGCGGTGCTCCCGACACTCCGAATCCTCGCCCTCGGCGACGACCTCGCAACCGCACTCGGCCTAAGAGTGCCCCGCACGAGAACAACACTTGCCATCGCCGCGGTGCTCCTCACCGCCACCACCACCGCAGTCGCCGGACCGGTCATGTTCATCGCCCTCGCCGCACCACACATCGCGAACACCCTGCTCCCACGCTACCGCCCAATCCTCGCCGCCACCTTCTCCGGCGCGATCCTGCTTGCCGCCGCGGACTGGACCGCCGCCCACGCCTTCGCACCAACCCAGCTCCCCGTCGGCGCGATCACCGTCAGCCTCGGCGGCCTCTACCTCACACTCTCGGTTTTGCTGCGACGTCACTGA
- a CDS encoding FecCD family ABC transporter permease: MTRPREEASPVRLPRLLVVALIAAILVILLTFASILIGSKPLGLTEIMALVSGSGSEEVRTLVGEVRLPRTLAGMLVGAALAWSGALMQAMTRNPLADPGLLGVGSGAAFAVTIGMSWLGLRSAFGIAASAIIGAAAVTTVVLILGLRGRADGSRLILAGVALSMTVSGIQSAITLLNPRALDAMRAWSAGSLASPDSKVIAFSLPILAVGALIAFLLVRPMDALALGDDLARGLGSHPLATRIGTGLATVCLVGAATAIAGPIGFIGLMVPHIVRPFTGPRTAPLLLISTFTGAGLVLTADILSRIVLWPGEIPVGIVSAALGALVMIVLLRRRR, translated from the coding sequence GTGACACGCCCGCGCGAGGAGGCGTCGCCTGTCCGCTTGCCGCGCCTCCTCGTTGTGGCGCTCATCGCAGCCATCCTGGTGATTCTGCTCACGTTCGCGAGCATACTGATCGGCTCCAAGCCTCTCGGCCTTACCGAGATCATGGCGCTCGTCAGCGGCAGTGGATCCGAGGAGGTGCGCACGCTCGTCGGTGAGGTGCGTCTGCCGCGCACTCTCGCCGGGATGCTCGTCGGCGCTGCACTGGCTTGGTCCGGGGCGCTCATGCAGGCGATGACCCGGAACCCCCTCGCAGACCCGGGACTGCTCGGCGTCGGGTCAGGGGCCGCATTCGCGGTGACGATCGGTATGAGCTGGCTCGGACTCCGCTCCGCCTTCGGGATCGCCGCCTCCGCGATCATCGGTGCCGCCGCAGTCACGACGGTCGTGCTCATCCTCGGCCTGCGAGGGCGTGCGGACGGTTCTCGGCTGATCCTCGCCGGAGTCGCTCTCAGCATGACGGTCTCTGGCATCCAGTCGGCTATCACCCTGCTGAACCCGCGCGCGCTCGACGCGATGCGCGCGTGGTCAGCCGGATCGCTGGCGAGCCCGGATAGCAAGGTCATCGCCTTCTCGCTCCCGATACTGGCCGTCGGCGCGCTAATCGCCTTTCTGCTGGTCCGCCCGATGGATGCGCTCGCCCTCGGTGACGACCTCGCCCGCGGCCTCGGCTCACACCCCCTGGCCACCCGGATCGGCACCGGGCTGGCGACGGTGTGCCTCGTCGGTGCCGCCACCGCGATCGCCGGGCCCATCGGGTTTATCGGGCTCATGGTGCCGCACATCGTCCGCCCCTTCACGGGGCCCCGCACCGCACCCCTCCTATTGATATCCACGTTCACGGGCGCCGGCTTAGTCCTCACCGCCGACATCCTGTCCCGCATCGTCCTTTGGCCGGGAGAGATCCCCGTCGGGATCGTCAGTGCAGCCCTCGGAGCGCTGGTCATGATCGTTCTCCTTCGGAGACGCCGATGA